TATGTACTAGGTACACCGATGAAGAATATCATGGATGGATTGACAGCTTGGTTACAAGGAATGTCAGGTACAAATAGAGTATTGTTAGGTTTGATTTTGGGTGCAATGATGGCCTTTGATATGGGTGGTCCAGTTAATAAAGCAGCATATACCTTTGCAACTGGATTGTTAGCTTCAAAAGTTTATGCTCCAATGGCTGCAGTAATGGCTGCTGGAATGGTACCACCATTAGGACTTGCATTAGCTACATTTATTGCTCCTAAGAAATTTGATAACCAACAGAAAGAAGCAGGTAAAGCAGCAGCAGTATTAGGAATATCTTTTATCACAGAAGGAGCAATTCCTTTTGCAGCAGCTGATCCAGTAAAAGTAATACCATCTATTATGGCAGGTTCTGCAGTAACAGGTGCTTTATCAATGTTATTTAATGCTACTTTAAGAGCTCCTCATGGTGGAATCTTTACTGTATTCATTCCTGGAGCAGTAGGCAATGTATTGATGTATGCTGTATCTATCTTAGTTGGTACAGTGGTAACTGCTTTATTAATCAGTAGCTTAAAAGATGAAGTTAAAGCATAATATAAATTAATTATTTAATAAAAATGCCCCATTTGGGGCATTTTTTAATTGTTATTATAAATGATTATTATAGTGTTTAAATATTTTTAAATACATAATTTCTTATATAATTTAAAGAATTATTGACACAATTATCATAAAAATGGTATAATATCTAAAAAGAAACAAAATAATTATTGGGGGCTTATAATGAAAAATAAACTTATTTTAACTATCTTGGTAACATTAATTTTAGGAATGACTATTAATGTGAGTGCGGCTAATTATAAAGATGAGTTAGAAGGATATGGAGGGCTTAGTTATTATACTTTCGACGAAGATAAAGTTGGTGAAGATTCTAGTGTAGGATTTTTTACTGGTATTAGAAAATGGAATTCTGATAAATTAGCATTTGGAGCAGAATTTAACTATACAAGCTATGATTTTGAAGCAGTAGAATATGATGGTTTTTATGGTTTGTATTATTACAATGTAGATGTTTCTTTAATTGGTCTTTTAGGTACTCTTACATATAAATTA
This DNA window, taken from Orenia marismortui DSM 5156, encodes the following:
- a CDS encoding outer membrane beta-barrel protein, with translation MKNKLILTILVTLILGMTINVSAANYKDELEGYGGLSYYTFDEDKVGEDSSVGFFTGIRKWNSDKLAFGAEFNYTSYDFEAVEYDGFYGLYYYNVDVSLIGLLGTLTYKLSDNISLNGALGYYSYDVDSYELDSDSESDLGIKFGIETAMPLSTNMDFVGKISYRVLEIEDADFDGLELSTGFTVRF